One Oncorhynchus keta strain PuntledgeMale-10-30-2019 chromosome 22, Oket_V2, whole genome shotgun sequence DNA window includes the following coding sequences:
- the LOC118401114 gene encoding guanine nucleotide-binding protein G(i) subunit alpha-1-like isoform X1 produces MGCTLSTGDKAAQERSKIIDRNLRDDGEKAAREVKLLLLGAGESGKSTIVKQMKIIHEAGYSEEECKQYKAVVYSNTIQSIIAIIRAMGRLKIDFAEAARADDARQLFVLAGSAEEGFMTGELAGVIQRLWKDGGVQACFGRSREYQLNDSAAYYLNDLDRIAHGAYVPTQQDVLRTRVKTTGIVETHFTFKDLHFKMFDVGGQRSERKKWIHCFEGVTAIIFCVALSDYDLVLAEDEEMNRMHESMKLFDSICNNKWFTDTSIILFLNKKDLFEEKIQKSPLTICYPEYAGSNTYEEAAAYIQCQFEDLNKRKDTKEIYTHFTCATDTKNVQFVFDAVTDVIIKNNLKDCGLF; encoded by the exons ATGGGGTGTACTCTGAGCACGGGTGATAAAGCGGCGCAGGAGCGCAGTAAAATAATCGACAGGAATTTACGGGACGACGGGGAAAAGGCTGCACGGGAAGTCAAGCTGCTTCTCCTCG gtGCTGGGGAGTCAGGGAAGAGTACCATTGTCAAACAGATGAA gaTCATCCATGAGGCGGGCTATTCAGAGGAGGAGTGTAAGCAGTACAAGGCAGTGGTGTACAGCAACACCATCCAGTCCATCATCGCCATCATCAGAGCCATGGGGCGCCTCAAGATAGACTTCGCTGAAGCAGCCAGAGCG GATGATGCTCGTCAGCTGTTTGTGCTGGCGGGATCGGCAGAGGAGGGCTTCATGACCGGTGAGCTGGCCGGAGTCATCCAGCGCCTCTGGAAGGACGGTGGGGTCCAGGCCTGCTTCGGCCGCTCGCGAGAGTACCAGCTCAATGACTCCGCCGCCTa TTATCTGAATGACCTGGACAGGATAGCCCACGGAGCGTACGTGCCCACCCAGCAAGACGTGCTGAGGACCAGGGTGAAGACCACCGGCATCGTGGAGACTCATTTCACCTTCAAAGACCTCCACTTCAA AATGTTTGACGTGGGGGGTCAGAGGTCCGAGAGGAAGAAGTGGATACACTGCTTTGAGGGAGTCACCGCCATCATCTTCTGTGTGGCGCTCAGTGACTACGACCTTGTGCTGGCtgaggatgaggagatg AACCGGATGCATGAGAGCATGAAGCTATTTGACTCCATCTGCAACAACAAGTGGTTCACAGACACctccatcatcctcttcctcaacaAGAAGGATCTGTTTGAGGAGAAGATCCAAAAGAGTCCTCTCACTATCTGTTACCCGGAGTACGCAG GCTCCAACACATACGAGGAGGCAGCAGCCTACATCCAGTGTCAGTTTGAGGACCTGAACAAGAGGAAGGACACCAAGGAGATCTACACCCACTTCACTTGCGCCACCGATACCAAGAATGTGCAGTTTGTCTTCGACGCAGTCACTGATGTCATCATCAAGAACAACCTGAAGGACTGTGGCCTCTTCTAG